Proteins encoded within one genomic window of Streptomyces taklimakanensis:
- a CDS encoding lectin, protein MRNRPRTALALLTGVLLLTAPQATALAEPADRSSTTRPTTARTQVAADPAYEILVFSKTAGYRHSSIDDGVAALRDLGATHGFTVDATEDAQAFTTDNLARYEAVVFLSTTGDVLNGAQQTAFEQYIGDGGGYVGIHAAADTEYDWPFYEGLAGALFHSHPAVQSATVRVEDRAHDATAHLGDTWQRTDEWYNYRTNPRVDAHVLASLDESSYSGGSMAGDHPIAWCKDYRGGRAFYTGGGHTDESYGEQAFRRHLLGGIRWAAGTTEADCRPETGYEPLFDGSDTAGWEQAGPGGFTLADGTLTSHGGLGMLWYSAEEFTGDYSLKLDWRADGDDNSGVFVGFPASDDPWSAVNNGYEIQIDATDTPDRTTGAVYGFQSADIAARDAALNPPGEWNTYEIRVTGERLEVFLNGRRINDFTNTDPARSLAQGHIGLQNHGDGDTVSFRNIRVKDSESAPGPRSGEVRGVNGKCLDVDGGGTADGTRVQIWSCNGTGAQQWTLPGDGTLRALGKCLDVSGGGTADGTRVQLWSCNGTGAQRWAPQPDGTVRNPQSGKCLDASGSTWNDGTPVHLWTCHTGPNQTWTLP, encoded by the coding sequence ATGCGCAACCGACCGAGAACCGCACTGGCCCTGCTCACCGGAGTCCTGCTGCTCACGGCGCCGCAGGCGACGGCACTGGCGGAGCCCGCGGACCGCTCCTCCACGACGCGCCCCACGACCGCGCGCACCCAGGTGGCGGCCGACCCCGCGTACGAGATCCTCGTCTTCTCCAAGACGGCGGGCTACCGCCACTCGTCCATCGACGACGGCGTCGCGGCACTGCGCGACCTCGGCGCGACCCACGGCTTCACCGTGGACGCGACCGAGGACGCGCAGGCCTTCACCACCGACAACCTCGCCCGGTACGAGGCGGTCGTCTTCCTGTCGACCACGGGAGACGTGCTGAACGGTGCCCAGCAGACGGCCTTCGAGCAGTACATCGGAGACGGCGGGGGCTACGTGGGCATCCACGCGGCGGCCGACACGGAGTACGACTGGCCCTTCTACGAGGGACTGGCCGGGGCCCTGTTCCACTCCCACCCGGCCGTCCAGTCCGCCACCGTCAGGGTCGAGGACCGCGCGCACGACGCCACCGCCCATCTGGGCGACACCTGGCAGCGGACCGACGAGTGGTACAACTACCGCACGAACCCCCGCGTCGACGCGCACGTCCTGGCCTCCCTCGACGAGTCCAGCTACTCCGGCGGCTCCATGGCCGGCGACCACCCGATCGCCTGGTGCAAGGACTACCGGGGCGGCCGGGCCTTCTACACCGGCGGTGGTCACACCGACGAGTCCTACGGTGAGCAGGCCTTCCGCCGACACCTCCTCGGCGGCATCCGCTGGGCGGCCGGGACGACGGAGGCCGACTGCCGCCCGGAGACCGGCTACGAGCCCCTGTTCGACGGCTCGGACACGGCGGGGTGGGAGCAGGCCGGCCCCGGCGGGTTCACCCTCGCCGACGGCACGCTCACGTCCCACGGAGGACTCGGCATGCTGTGGTACTCGGCCGAGGAGTTCACGGGCGACTACTCGCTCAAACTCGACTGGAGGGCGGACGGTGACGACAACTCCGGCGTCTTCGTGGGCTTCCCGGCCTCCGACGACCCGTGGTCGGCGGTGAACAACGGCTACGAGATCCAGATCGACGCCACCGACACGCCCGACCGCACCACGGGCGCCGTCTACGGGTTCCAGTCCGCGGACATCGCCGCGCGCGACGCCGCGCTCAACCCGCCCGGCGAGTGGAACACCTACGAGATCCGCGTCACCGGCGAGCGCCTGGAGGTGTTCCTCAACGGTCGCCGGATCAACGACTTCACCAACACCGACCCGGCGCGCAGTCTCGCGCAGGGCCACATCGGCCTCCAGAACCACGGCGACGGTGACACGGTGTCCTTCCGCAACATCCGCGTCAAGGACTCCGAATCCGCTCCCGGACCGCGTTCGGGTGAGGTGCGGGGGGTGAACGGCAAGTGTCTGGACGTCGACGGTGGTGGCACCGCCGACGGCACCCGGGTCCAGATCTGGAGCTGCAACGGTACCGGGGCCCAGCAGTGGACCCTTCCCGGCGACGGCACCCTCAGGGCCCTGGGCAAGTGTCTGGACGTCTCCGGTGGCGGTACCGCCGACGGCACCCGGGTCCAGTTGTGGAGCTGCAACGGTACCGGGGCCCAGCGTTGGGCGCCCCAGCCCGACGGCACCGTCCGCAACCCCCAGTCCGGCAAGTGCCTCGACGCGTCCGGCTCCACCTGGAACGACGGCACCCCCGTCCACCTGTGGACCTGCCACACCGGCCCCAACCAGACATGGACCCTGCCGTGA
- a CDS encoding lectin: MPTVACAVGVLLPGSPTTAAPAEPGGGPGRAAAPVFQQVTLAKGVAETGEPMTLAVLPDRSVLHTSRDGTLRLTDAAGTTRVAGRLEVYHHDEEGLQGVAVDPDFSSNRHVYLYYAPRLDTPDGDAPSNGSAADFAPFDGVNRLSRFVLRNDGTLDLGSEKEILDVPASRGTCCHVGGDIDFDAEGNLYLSTGDDTNPFASDGYTPIDERANRNPAYDAQRTSGNTDDLRGKVLRIKVADDGSYSIPEGNLFPPGTARTRPEIYAMGFRNPFRMSVDRATGIVYLGDYGPDAGTDSAARGPAGQVEFNRITRAGNFGWPYCTGDNDAYVDHDFATGASGSAFDCSAPRNTSPNNTGLTDLPPAQPAWIPYDGGSVPEFGNGSESPMGGPVYRYDASSASEVAFPPEYDGDFFAGEFGRRWIKRIESGSDGTVQGINPFPWSGTQVMDMAFGPDGALYVLDYGTGYFNGDENSALYRIEHVTGGRAPVAQARADVTSGQAPLTVSFSSAGSSDADGDALDYSWTFGDGGTSTAADPSHTYHANGRYTATLTVTDSTGRSGTASVPITVGNTAPTVTLDLPVDGSIHDFGAAIPFKVTVDDPEDGTIDCSRVKVSFIVGHDNHGHPQTSTTGCSGTLQTLADGEHDPNANIFGVIDAEYTDEGGGGQPALTTHDQHITQPSHRQAEHYGDASGVQVVDHAPAHGGRTVGHIDNGDWIAFRPYALGNVTAFTARVSSAGTGGTIEVRAGSPSGTLLGTATVPVTGGWEVFQDVTAPLDGGPSGSTSLHLVFKGGSGSLFDVDEFAFTTSARSGEVRGVNGKCLDVDGGGTADGTRVQLWSCNGTGAQQWTLPGDGTLRALGKCLDVSGGGTADGTRVQLWSCNGTGAQRWAPQPDGTVRNPQSGKCLDASGSTWNDGTPVHLWTCHTGPNQTWTLP; the protein is encoded by the coding sequence GTGCCGACGGTGGCATGCGCCGTCGGCGTCCTCCTGCCCGGCTCACCGACGACGGCCGCCCCCGCGGAACCGGGCGGCGGCCCCGGCAGGGCCGCGGCCCCGGTGTTCCAACAGGTCACGCTCGCCAAGGGCGTGGCCGAAACGGGCGAACCGATGACGTTGGCGGTGCTGCCCGACCGCTCGGTACTGCACACCTCGCGCGACGGCACCCTCCGCCTGACCGACGCGGCCGGCACCACCAGGGTGGCCGGCAGGCTCGAGGTCTACCACCACGACGAAGAGGGACTACAAGGCGTCGCCGTGGACCCCGACTTCTCCTCCAACCGCCACGTCTACCTCTACTACGCGCCCCGGCTCGACACCCCCGACGGTGACGCCCCCTCGAACGGTTCGGCGGCGGACTTCGCCCCCTTCGACGGGGTCAACCGCCTCTCCCGATTCGTGTTGAGGAACGACGGCACGCTCGACCTCGGCAGCGAGAAGGAGATCCTCGACGTCCCCGCGTCCCGCGGCACCTGCTGCCACGTCGGCGGCGACATCGACTTCGACGCCGAGGGCAACCTGTACCTGTCCACCGGCGACGACACCAACCCCTTCGCCTCCGACGGCTACACCCCCATCGACGAGCGGGCGAACCGCAACCCCGCCTACGACGCCCAGCGGACCTCCGGCAACACCGACGACCTGCGCGGCAAGGTGCTGCGCATCAAGGTCGCGGACGACGGCTCGTACTCGATCCCCGAGGGCAACCTCTTCCCACCGGGCACCGCCAGGACCCGGCCGGAGATCTACGCCATGGGGTTCCGCAACCCCTTCCGGATGAGCGTCGACCGGGCCACGGGCATCGTCTACCTGGGCGACTACGGCCCCGACGCCGGCACCGACAGCGCCGCCCGGGGGCCCGCGGGACAGGTCGAGTTCAACCGGATCACCCGGGCGGGCAACTTCGGCTGGCCGTACTGCACCGGCGACAACGACGCGTACGTGGACCACGACTTCGCCACCGGCGCCTCGGGCTCCGCGTTCGACTGCTCGGCGCCGAGGAACACCTCGCCGAACAACACCGGCCTGACCGACCTGCCGCCCGCCCAGCCCGCCTGGATCCCCTACGACGGCGGCTCGGTACCGGAGTTCGGCAACGGCTCGGAGTCCCCCATGGGCGGCCCCGTCTACCGGTACGACGCCTCGTCCGCCTCCGAGGTCGCCTTCCCCCCGGAGTACGACGGCGACTTCTTCGCCGGCGAGTTCGGACGGCGCTGGATCAAGCGCATCGAGAGCGGAAGCGACGGCACCGTACAGGGCATCAACCCCTTCCCCTGGAGCGGAACCCAGGTGATGGACATGGCGTTCGGCCCGGACGGCGCCCTCTACGTGCTCGACTACGGCACCGGGTACTTCAACGGCGACGAGAACTCCGCGCTGTACCGGATCGAACACGTCACCGGGGGCCGGGCGCCCGTGGCGCAGGCGAGGGCGGACGTGACCTCCGGCCAGGCACCGCTGACCGTGTCGTTCTCCTCCGCGGGCAGCTCCGACGCGGACGGCGACGCCCTCGACTACTCCTGGACGTTCGGTGACGGCGGCACCTCGACGGCGGCCGACCCCTCCCACACCTACCACGCCAACGGCCGGTACACGGCGACGCTGACGGTGACCGACTCGACCGGCAGGTCCGGGACGGCGTCGGTGCCGATCACCGTCGGCAACACCGCGCCCACCGTGACGCTGGACCTGCCGGTGGACGGCAGCATCCACGACTTCGGCGCGGCGATCCCGTTCAAGGTGACGGTCGACGATCCCGAGGACGGCACGATCGACTGCTCCAGGGTCAAGGTCAGCTTCATCGTGGGACACGACAACCACGGACACCCGCAGACCTCGACGACCGGCTGCTCCGGCACGCTGCAGACGCTGGCGGACGGCGAGCACGACCCGAACGCCAACATCTTCGGAGTGATCGACGCCGAGTACACCGACGAGGGCGGAGGCGGCCAACCGGCGCTCACCACGCACGACCAGCACATCACCCAGCCGTCCCACCGGCAGGCCGAGCACTACGGGGACGCGTCCGGGGTTCAGGTGGTCGACCACGCCCCCGCACACGGCGGCAGGACGGTCGGCCACATCGACAACGGCGACTGGATCGCGTTCCGGCCGTACGCGCTCGGCAACGTGACCGCGTTCACCGCCCGTGTCTCCTCGGCCGGGACCGGCGGTACGATCGAGGTGCGCGCCGGATCCCCGAGCGGCACGCTGCTCGGCACGGCGACCGTGCCGGTGACCGGCGGCTGGGAGGTCTTCCAGGACGTCACCGCTCCGCTCGACGGCGGACCGAGTGGTTCCACCAGCCTCCACCTCGTCTTCAAGGGCGGCAGTGGCTCCCTGTTCGACGTCGACGAGTTCGCCTTCACCACCTCCGCCCGTTCGGGTGAGGTGCGGGGGGTGAACGGCAAGTGCCTGGACGTCGACGGTGGTGGCACCGCCGACGGCACCCGGGTCCAGTTGTGGAGCTGCAACGGTACCGGGGCCCAGCAGTGGACCCTTCCCGGCGACGGCACCCTCAGGGCCCTGGGCAAGTGTCTGGACGTCTCCGGTGGCGGTACCGCCGACGGCACCCGGGTCCAGTTGTGGAGCTGCAACGGTACCGGGGCCCAGCGTTGGGCGCCCCAGCCCGACGGCACCGTCCGCAACCCCCAGTCCGGCAAGTGCCTCGACGCGTCCGGCTCCACCTGGAACGACGGCACCCCCGTCCACCTGTGGACCTGTCACACCGGCCCCAACCAGACATGGACCCTGCCGTAG
- a CDS encoding ABC transporter ATP-binding protein has product MTTGREHRVTSAVNASDIAPTTYAWEIRATGLKVRVGRKRMAVDGLDLSLGTGVHGLLGPNGAGKTTLIRTLATVLRPTEGTLELLGEPVGGMGEHRALRRRIGYLPQEFGYYKRFTVREFVEYMAWLKEVPKAEIPAAVQRAVERVGLADRADERLKTLSGGMVRRVGIAQAIVNDPSILLLDEPTVGLDPAQRLRFRELLQELGTDTCVVVSTHLVEDVGAACTDVVLFVEGRLVFQGTPDELAAAGGPEHVGDNPLERGYSALLQGRDRGRDTW; this is encoded by the coding sequence ATGACCACGGGAAGGGAGCACCGCGTGACATCCGCGGTGAACGCGTCCGACATCGCGCCGACGACCTACGCCTGGGAGATCCGGGCCACCGGACTGAAGGTCAGGGTCGGCAGGAAACGGATGGCCGTGGACGGCCTCGACCTGTCACTGGGCACCGGCGTGCACGGACTCCTCGGCCCCAACGGGGCGGGCAAGACCACCCTCATCCGGACGCTGGCCACCGTCCTGCGCCCCACCGAGGGCACCCTGGAGCTGCTCGGCGAGCCCGTGGGCGGCATGGGCGAGCACCGCGCGCTGCGCCGTCGGATCGGCTACCTGCCGCAGGAGTTCGGCTACTACAAGCGCTTCACGGTGCGTGAGTTCGTCGAGTACATGGCGTGGCTGAAGGAGGTGCCGAAGGCGGAGATCCCCGCGGCGGTGCAGCGTGCCGTGGAGCGCGTGGGCCTGGCGGACCGCGCCGACGAGCGGCTGAAGACCCTGTCGGGCGGCATGGTGCGCAGGGTCGGCATCGCCCAGGCCATCGTCAACGACCCGTCGATCCTGCTGTTGGACGAGCCGACGGTCGGTCTGGACCCGGCGCAGCGGCTGCGCTTTCGCGAGCTGCTGCAGGAGCTGGGTACGGACACGTGCGTGGTCGTCTCGACCCATCTGGTGGAGGACGTGGGCGCCGCCTGCACCGACGTGGTGCTCTTCGTCGAGGGCCGGCTGGTCTTCCAGGGCACCCCGGACGAGCTGGCCGCGGCGGGTGGTCCCGAGCACGTGGGCGACAACCCGCTGGAGCGCGGCTACTCGGCGCTGCTGCAGGGGCGCGACCGGGGAAGGGACACCTGGTGA